One Rhodobacteraceae bacterium M385 genomic region harbors:
- a CDS encoding acyl-CoA dehydrogenase family protein yields MEFALSEEAQAIYDMARAFGEAEIAPHAHAWERAEEIPKSIWPKLAELGFAGLYVSEENGGSGLSRLEATLVFEALSESCASVAAFLSIHNMCAKMIEKFGSDEVKAKFLPKALTMETVLSYCLTEPGSGSDAAALKTRAERTDDGYRLNGTKAFISGGGYSDAYVVMCRTGEDGPRGISAVIIEDGTEGLSYGGLEDKMGWRSQPTRAVQMDDCAVPAGNLLGDEGKGFRYAMAGLDGGRLNIAACSLGGAAAALRATLTYMGERKAFGQSIDQFQALQFRLADMEIELEAARVFLRQAAWKLDTEAPDATKACAMAKKFCTEAGSRIADQCLQLHGGYGYLADYGIEKIVRDLRVHQILEGTNEIMRMIVSRQMLADRG; encoded by the coding sequence ATGGAATTTGCACTGAGCGAAGAGGCGCAGGCCATCTACGATATGGCCCGCGCGTTCGGAGAGGCAGAAATCGCCCCCCACGCCCATGCCTGGGAACGCGCAGAGGAAATTCCGAAGTCCATTTGGCCCAAGCTGGCAGAACTGGGATTTGCCGGGCTCTACGTAAGTGAAGAGAACGGCGGCTCGGGCCTGTCACGGCTGGAGGCGACGCTGGTGTTTGAGGCGTTGTCGGAATCCTGCGCCTCGGTCGCGGCGTTTTTGTCGATCCACAATATGTGCGCCAAGATGATCGAGAAATTCGGCTCGGACGAGGTGAAGGCGAAGTTCCTGCCCAAGGCGCTGACCATGGAGACGGTGCTGTCGTATTGCCTGACAGAGCCGGGATCAGGCTCGGATGCAGCAGCGTTGAAGACCCGCGCCGAGCGTACTGACGATGGCTACAGGCTGAACGGCACCAAGGCGTTCATTTCCGGGGGAGGATATTCTGACGCCTATGTCGTGATGTGCCGCACCGGGGAGGACGGGCCGCGCGGGATTTCGGCGGTGATTATCGAGGACGGCACCGAGGGGCTGTCTTATGGCGGGTTGGAAGACAAGATGGGCTGGCGGTCCCAGCCCACAAGGGCCGTGCAGATGGACGATTGCGCCGTGCCCGCGGGCAACCTCTTGGGCGACGAGGGCAAGGGCTTTCGCTATGCGATGGCGGGGCTTGATGGGGGGCGGTTGAACATTGCGGCTTGCTCCCTTGGCGGCGCCGCGGCGGCGCTGCGGGCGACGTTGACCTATATGGGTGAGCGCAAGGCCTTTGGGCAGAGTATTGACCAGTTCCAGGCGCTCCAGTTCCGGTTGGCGGACATGGAGATTGAGTTGGAGGCGGCAAGGGTCTTTCTGCGGCAAGCGGCATGGAAGTTGGACACTGAGGCGCCGGACGCGACCAAGGCCTGCGCGATGGCCAAGAAATTCTGCACCGAGGCCGGGTCACGGATTGCGGATCAGTGCCTGCAATTGCACGGGGGCTATGGGTACTTGGCCGATTACGGGATCGAGAAGATCGTACGAGACCTGAGGGTTCACCAGATCCTTGAGGGCACTAACGAGATCATGCGGATGATTGTCTCGCGGCAGATGTTGGCGGATCGCGGGTGA
- a CDS encoding enoyl-CoA hydratase/isomerase family protein codes for MSEDIDIRIEGRAGRITLTRPKALNALSYQMCLEIEAALDAWAEDDAVTLVMIDAEGERAFCAGGDIQEMYETGVAGDFAYGRKFWADEYRMNAKMFAFPKPVVAFLHGFTMGGGVGIGCHGSHRIVGESSRVAMPEVGIGLVPDVGGTLLLSRAPGRLGEYLGLTASRMGPGDAIHAEFADYFVPEAEWDALKAELLNGDWEAVDRAAQTPPKSELAAQQAEIDHLFGGEGLRDVLVDIAHAPSEFGDKALKMMGRNSPLAMACTLELVHRARMHDDIVRALQHEYRFTARAMEHGDFLEGIRAAIIDKDRSPTWKHSAAKDVALVEVAAMLRPLGPDEWRMT; via the coding sequence ATGAGTGAGGACATTGACATCCGCATTGAGGGGCGCGCCGGGCGGATCACCCTGACGCGGCCCAAAGCGTTGAACGCGCTGAGTTACCAGATGTGTTTGGAGATAGAGGCGGCGCTGGATGCCTGGGCCGAGGACGATGCGGTCACTTTGGTGATGATCGACGCCGAAGGAGAGCGGGCCTTTTGCGCGGGCGGCGACATTCAGGAGATGTACGAGACGGGTGTGGCCGGGGACTTTGCCTATGGGCGCAAGTTTTGGGCCGATGAATACCGGATGAACGCCAAGATGTTTGCGTTTCCCAAGCCGGTGGTAGCGTTTTTACATGGGTTTACGATGGGCGGCGGTGTTGGCATTGGCTGCCACGGATCCCACCGGATTGTGGGCGAGAGCTCGCGGGTAGCGATGCCGGAAGTGGGGATCGGGTTGGTCCCTGACGTGGGCGGGACATTGTTGCTGTCGCGCGCGCCGGGACGGCTTGGGGAATATCTTGGGCTGACGGCCTCGCGCATGGGTCCGGGGGACGCGATCCACGCAGAGTTTGCCGATTATTTCGTACCGGAAGCCGAATGGGATGCGTTGAAAGCTGAGCTATTGAACGGAGATTGGGAGGCGGTGGACCGGGCCGCGCAAACGCCACCGAAAAGCGAGCTGGCCGCGCAGCAGGCTGAGATTGACCATCTGTTCGGGGGCGAAGGGTTGCGAGATGTCTTGGTGGACATCGCCCATGCGCCATCGGAGTTTGGCGACAAGGCGTTGAAGATGATGGGGCGGAACTCTCCTCTCGCGATGGCATGCACGCTTGAGTTGGTGCACCGCGCAAGGATGCACGACGATATCGTGAGGGCGCTGCAGCATGAGTATCGCTTTACCGCCCGCGCCATGGAGCACGGGGATTTTCTGGAAGGCATTCGGGCGGCGATCATCGACAAGGACAGATCGCCGACATGGAAACATAGCGCCGCGAAGGATGTGGCTCTGGTGGAGGTGGCAGCCATGTTGCGGCCCCTTGGGCCAGATGAATGGAGGATGACGTGA
- the mmsB gene encoding 3-hydroxyisobutyrate dehydrogenase — MRIGFIGLGNMGAPMATNLAKAGHEVMGFDTIADAPEGVTAVASGAEAAKGADVVITMLPNGAILRAVAAEVIPQMRPGAVFVDCSTVEVDAAREVAISAEAAGLGWLDAPVSGGIGGAAGGTLTFMVGGGEDAFATVTPLFDIMGQKAVLCGPAGNGQAAKICNNMILGVTMIATCEAFAMADKLGLARQSMFDVVSTSSGYSWTMNAYCPAPGVGPASPADNDYQPGFAAELMLKDLGLAQAAAEAADADTPMGAAALALYQKFVEDEDGMGRDFSAMLPRFEGRGRNS; from the coding sequence ATGCGGATTGGGTTTATCGGGCTTGGAAACATGGGCGCGCCCATGGCGACTAATCTGGCCAAGGCCGGACATGAGGTAATGGGGTTCGACACCATCGCCGATGCGCCTGAGGGCGTGACCGCTGTTGCCAGCGGCGCGGAGGCGGCCAAGGGCGCGGATGTTGTTATCACCATGCTGCCGAACGGAGCCATCCTGCGCGCGGTTGCCGCCGAGGTCATCCCCCAGATGCGCCCCGGCGCGGTGTTCGTCGATTGCTCTACCGTGGAAGTGGACGCGGCGCGTGAGGTTGCCATTTCCGCCGAGGCGGCGGGCCTTGGGTGGCTGGACGCCCCTGTATCGGGCGGCATTGGCGGCGCGGCGGGCGGCACGTTGACCTTTATGGTCGGCGGCGGAGAGGACGCCTTCGCAACGGTCACGCCGCTGTTTGATATCATGGGCCAAAAGGCCGTGTTGTGCGGGCCTGCGGGCAACGGACAAGCGGCAAAGATCTGCAACAACATGATCTTGGGCGTCACCATGATCGCCACTTGCGAGGCCTTCGCCATGGCCGACAAGTTGGGGCTGGCGCGGCAATCCATGTTTGACGTGGTCTCCACCTCCAGCGGCTATAGCTGGACGATGAACGCCTACTGCCCTGCCCCCGGCGTTGGCCCCGCGAGCCCGGCCGACAACGACTATCAGCCCGGTTTCGCGGCCGAATTGATGCTGAAGGATCTGGGCCTTGCCCAAGCCGCCGCAGAAGCTGCTGATGCGGACACGCCTATGGGGGCCGCCGCCTTGGCGCTTTATCAGAAGTTCGTAGAGGATGAGGACGGCATGGGACGAGACTTCTCGGCCATGTTGCCGCGGTTTGAGGGGCGTGGCCGCAACAGCTAG
- the hpaR gene encoding homoprotocatechuate degradation operon regulator HpaR: MGMSNVERERKMAETLARTQRTLPIALLRVREAVMDRLRPVLSGYGISEAQWRVLRVLQEIGHADASQLAQQACISPPSLTRILRNLAERDFLSIEKDKADGRRTVIELSPDGEALIVKLTPPVTQIHMDIEARLDAERVENFLNELEYFHTALSAPSQ, from the coding sequence ATGGGCATGTCGAACGTAGAGCGCGAAAGAAAGATGGCCGAAACGCTTGCCCGTACGCAGCGCACGCTTCCCATCGCTCTGTTGCGGGTTCGGGAGGCGGTTATGGACCGCCTGCGTCCCGTCCTAAGCGGCTATGGCATCAGCGAAGCGCAATGGCGGGTGTTGCGGGTGTTGCAGGAAATCGGCCACGCCGACGCCTCGCAACTCGCTCAACAGGCCTGCATCTCGCCACCGTCCTTGACGCGTATCCTAAGAAATCTGGCTGAACGCGATTTTCTTTCCATAGAGAAAGACAAAGCCGACGGGCGGCGTACGGTGATTGAGTTGTCACCAGATGGAGAGGCCCTAATTGTCAAGTTGACGCCGCCGGTCACCCAAATCCACATGGACATCGAAGCCAGACTGGATGCCGAAAGGGTCGAGAATTTCTTAAATGAACTTGAATACTTCCACACGGCCCTAAGCGCCCCCAGCCAATAA